The genomic interval GTACTTTGTCTGCAATCTGTTGAGTGAGTGTCAGACGGGGACAACAATTGCTGTTCATGACCCTGAATCACTGATGGTACACACTCAATACAAGGGATTGTTAAGATCTCAATTAAATTAAAGGCTAAAGATGTAGTTATTCTTCTGGAGATAAACTCCTAAAGTGTTTTCTTTAAGACTATCAGTGGAAGGATTTTTGTTTCTTATCTTTTTCAAATGATAGAATGTTCTAGTGCTCCATAATCAAATGTTTCTGTCTATACCTGTTCAGTACAAaggttggtttttttttttttttttttttttttttcaggattcgtTCATACAATCAATACAGTGATTTTTGTTTatcacattttacttttttatgatAATGATAATTTCCCTCAGAAGAGTCAATCCTGCACATTTGGACAGAGGTCTTGGAAGAATTGCACAGAAAAGCTTCTGGCTCATTAGAAACACATTgttggttctgttcactccattTAATGCTTATTACCCAACCTTGATCAATGGTTTGAAGGCCATTTATTATCAAGCTAGATTTACAGTTCAAATGCAGTTTAGTTCTTAGTGGCCTGAATCACATGCTTGGTGTCCTCCCTTTGACAACACAACTAATGCCTATATGCTTTCACCATCATCTCTGAGGGGCTAAATAAAAACAGTGATTCTGAgaagctctgtagatcctcacattATATTGATCAATTCGATGCTATAGATGCCTTGTTATCTAGTAGAAATTACATCATATCACATCATATgtgcccatttacactaccagtcaaacgttttgaaacacttgactgaaatgtttctcatgatcttaaaaagcttttgatctgaaggcgtatgtttaaatgtttgaaattagttttgtagacaaaaatataattgtgccaacatattaatttatcacattataaaactaacatttaatttaaaataaaatatctttattatttaaaataaaaaaaataataaagaaaagcagccaataagtgcacaacatagatgggaactccttcaatactgtttaaaaagcatcccagggtgatacctcaagaagttaagaaaatgtcaagagtacatgtctgcaaattctaggcaaagggtgactactttgaagatgctaaaatataacacagttttgatttattttggattttgtttagtcacaacataattcctatagttccatttatgttattccatagttttgatgactttactattattctgaatgtgaaaaaaaaaattataataaagaatgagtaagcgtttcaaaacttttgaccggtagtgtatgtaggCAATGAAAACCCTGTTACTTAGGGTTATAAGTTGGAAGGAACCAAATCTCTTCTACAATATTGATCTAAACCACTGATTCAGTTTTTCTTTGCACTCTTGAAGAAACTTGCAGGACCTTGAtaaaaaacaaccttgagctctCTGGCAATACTTTGACCAGTACAGAAGGCATGctaaaaaaattttaaacaagGTCATCAGCTTATAAAATAGTACAGGGCATTATTTGTTTGAACTGGAAATCCCAAGGTAATAAACCACACCATATCCAGTAAACACTGAGTCAATTTGAAACCTTTGTGATGAGCTGGAGCTGTGGCTCGACTCATTTCTGACCCATGtttcctttgctttttttttgttgcaagttttaagtttttttttgttttgtttttttaacacagCAGGCCATCTAATCAGTCTTTGATATTAGTCTTTGTCTCTGTGCATGGGTATATAATAAATGGGAGACAGGGGAACTATGAGCTTCAAAGAAACAGGAATTTAGACCTGAAATatatgcaggaaaaaaaaaaaaggcagtcaTGTTGGATTCATAAGTTCTACTGTCATCATCCTCTCAGGACCCAATTAAGTAACTATTTGGTTAACAATAAATCTAAGTCTAGTGCATAGCatcttttattcattattttggattttgtgtcAGTCACTGTACAAAATGATTTGCCCTTTAgttatcataacttaaaatgtagagttagaATAACTGCCCTGGATTGACCTTGTTGAGATAATTCAATTATTCAAGTTTTTGTTGGCTGAACATGTGATAAGTTATTAAACTTAGAAAAACTATTCAGCTGAAATCAAAACTAAAAGTCAAGGGAACTAAGCACAACATGCTTGCGCATTCCAATTCCCATTATGCAGTgcaacattaataaattatgtcAATAATTGTTTATAAGTGTTCACTGTTAATAAGTgttactctcttttttctgcttttaCTTTTTTGCTCTTTActgcttttatttatgctgttggttgttgtgtttgttgtcactttcagttatttgtgtaGCAATAATTCAAATCTCATCCTTTAATTTATGTGTTTGATGATTGTTATCATTGTGATTTGCATGTACAGTATTGACTATCTGAAGTCTTAATGTGATTGTGAGATCAGACATTTGTGTCTGATCATCAACTGGCCATATACCATATTATGCAGTTCATTGAACTTCTAATCAAATTGAACTAGAATGAAGTTGATTGAACTAAGAAATTCAATCattatttaaaaagacattacACTCATTTAACAAGTTATATTGTCTTAATTGTActttatattctgcttgaaaaccTTTCCCTCTTATGTTGACAGAACTTAACATTTTGAAGCAGCACGAACACacacttttaaattatttttttttacagttatagaTTTTTAAAAAGTCACTCAAACATAAATTAACTTTGGTGAAACTGCAGATTAAAGAGCACCCTTTCCTTATCATTGTACCCTAAAATGCAGATAAGCATGGCCAAAATATGTCTGGTTTTATCCCTCATTCTGCTCGTTCTTTCTTATCCCTTGCTTCTCAAAACACTGACTGCATTTCTCTCCCTCAGTCCCAGAGGACAGCTTATCCCATTAAGCATTAATCAAACATGTAGCAAATCTGGTTATAAAAAGGCGGAGagatgacagagagagaaagtgagagacatGAGGGAGAGGCGTCTGTTCTCTATCATGTGGGCTGGAGTATATAAGACACATCATCTCTGTAGTCACAGTTGTCCTGAACTCACTGTTACAGCACTTGTCAAATTGCACTCAGCATGCAGGATCACAGTCTCTTCAACAGGTGGGCTGTTCTAGCCTGGTGGCTGGTGTTTTTGGTGCTTGTCAAGCAGGtatttatagtttatttttaagatgatttttatattttgtgcTTTTTAGATTGAATTTATTCACAGCGctctaaaatgttaattttagccCATTTTAGCATCCCCCTAGGTTTGATCAAATATCTGTTAGTGTGTTCTCTTTGGTAGGATActgaaaagatttttaaaaaatatatatatattttttaaggtggTATAATTCAAATGAAAGGACTATGGAATTTACTGAAAGTTTTGTTTTGATTTACTAGTGTTTACTAATTCATTTAACTTTTGTTGATAcattcaaaatacatttaattgcatcaaaaaatattttatttataattattatgaagACGTATGCaagcatatttacatattttatctGCTTAATTAAATATAGCCTACATTAAGTTCTATTGGTGTAGAAATCatatatgcatttttttcatGAAGGTGACCTGCAGTCCTGTGCCACAATTGGACACACCCTCAACCTCTGTACAAGAAGTTCAAAGGTCACATAAGAGAACAGTGCGAATGACCCCATTATGGAGGATCATGGGTACTAAACCTCATGGAGCCTACTGCCAGAACAACTATGAGTGCTCTACGGCAATATGCAGGTAAATGCATGGATCCTaactcaaatattttattttactcccCGTAGCAATAGGtctaagttgttgttgttgttttgttttttgtttttttgtttttcttttttggacaGTGTCAGTATTGTATTTGAAACAAGAAACTGATTGCCTATTTGGTTCTCTAGTCCTGTGGTCTTACTGAAGATAATGTATGATATTTTTGTTTAACAGGAGAGGCCACTGTTCCTATAGCCAACCAATTAATTCCTAGAAAAGGAGACTCCATTATTCCTCTCTGATCTGAAGTTTTAGAGGCTGACCTGAATCTACACACCATTATGCATGTACCTAATATAATCAGATGGCAAGCTTGATTCAGTGAACGGGTCAACTGAATGTGCAATGCAGTTAATCATCAGTTAACTTAGACATATAGACAAGGCTAGGGCTGACTTTTCTAATGCCACAAAGGAGGCAATAGGTTATGTTCTGAAGCACTTCTCAGTACAGTGGATCATTGTGCTTATCATAAGGTACATCAAATGTGGACTCTCTTGATAGTGCAAAGAAAAATCAACATAAGCCTCATAACCTACATGTGCAGTGGTATTGCTCTAAACTGGAAGCATTCTTAGTGAGATTTGGATTCTGACATGGAGTGAAAATGTTTTCACACAGATTTGAGGTGGTGCAAGGAAGGTATTTATGTTTATAATGTAGAATGTTGGGCCAGTTTCCCTGAGCTCAATTATTTACAGTCATTGTCCTGGATTGTGAAGTGAAGAATGATCCTTACCACTAAAGGCTAATCTCAGGATTAAACTTGGTCCAAACCTGGATACCGGTGGGTATGCAGCATGTTACCTGGAAGCTATATATGCAAGTTTGGGCAAATGTAAGGATGCACCATGCAGTGCCTTTACTCAACCCAAATGTCACTGAGCCAAAGTTAGAGGACAGGAACAGAGAATATACAAAGGTTGCCcaatatttatattgtatttaatatAGACTCCTTACAGACTCCTATTGACTCCTTTACCTGTGTTTTTTGTTACTATTTATGTTGCTATATACAAGTGTCTCATTGATAAGTCAGCCACCTTATCTCAGAACTAGGCATggatttaaagtcatttttattgatatttgatgACCTAAATATTATGTTCCTTTTTCAATTTTGTATGCCTCAACAGTTCATTTCAAGTGCCTTTTATTATGCATCTGACTACAATATGTATTTCTTATGTAGCCTATTTCAGTAGACTGTAGGCTACCGTAACACTACAATCTATGTGCATGTCTCATAAGTTAATATTGGGGTTTTGAAATAAATATGTATTGTGAAATAATTAGATTTTTCttcaatttattgtttttgttaagTTTGCCAACAACTTTTTAGCAGctgttcaaatatatatatatatatctctcccTGGTTTCAGTTCAGCATATATATGCAAGACTCTGTGGTGTGATCAAAGTTAGGTGCTGAACTGATACCAGGGATCCACACACAGCAGCCATTTAGCTGATATGACAGATCTAGACTGAAAAGAGACTGCAATGCAGATTTGTTGACTAGTGTTCATATAAATCATTTTGAGATTGTGACAAACACAGACtaaaaaccaaaaacaattaTGTAAGATGATATTACtgcattttctgttttttatttttatttttttttacttttattcgcACTTCTGATATCTTTAACCTATATAAACCTAGCTAAAATcctaaatgaaaaatgtaatcattttaatTTGGAACAAACTTCCAGGATCACAGTCTTTATTGATCACTCAGTATTGTGTTATCAAATGTCTTCATTTTGTATTGTCATCAATTAATTTGTTCAATATAAAGATGGTCCTGCAAGTTGTCTCAAACtgacatttttctttaaaaacattgcaGATGAAGATTTCAGAACTGAGAATCTTACGGAGTACATGATTAACTGATGACAGTGATTGTGTTAAAGAACACAAACATAGACAAGAGCTGAGAGGGGAAAAAGAGCAGGCAGGCAGAACAAACTAAGACAATTATCCTTGAAGTAAGAGGAGATAAATAGAAATGAGTGAGAATAAATGTCAATATTATTTCTCAGGATCTCATCCACAGTGATCTGTGAATAAGAGAGCTGTGGTTATTAGACTTCTAGACTGTGGTTATAAGTTTGATGGAGTgattttccctttctttctgaGGAAAACAGCTTTAGGTTAAGGGAGGAAATGTATGCCAGTTTCTGATATTCAGTAATGAAGTCACTGTCATTATTTAAATCCCTTGAAAATCTGGGGTTATCCTTAAAGAACTATCACATACTTTGTCTCTAGAGTAAACAAGATAGCCATGGAAAAGCTCAAGGTTATTTTaatcacacattttttaaatatatttctgtaaCCTTCACAGAATTTACAGGTAtcacttgtttttcttttttacttcaactacttttaagtaaattaaaatggatagttcaccaaaaaatgaaaattctctcatcatttactcactctcatgccgtcccagatgtgtatgacttttgtatGAGATAAAGGTATACTATGATTATATGCTGCCACTAGGTGGACATGAGTGAGACAGATAGAAAACGACTCAAAAGTGTCACCATAAAATGTTCCTCAATGATATCAGTGctttaaaaagaaaagtaaatatACAGTTGTCCCAGTCTTTTCAAAAAGAAATAAGTTtggttgttttaaataaataataaataaatcagtagatacattgttcaaaattaaaacaaagagcGTTTGGACACTTTatggttgtcaaactttgtgaAACATGTCATGTCCATTAATataatgaactacacctgtggtaacTTAAACTGACTTCTAAAATGAATTTGACAGTAGTTAGTAAAAAAAGGAattgatgaataaataaataaataaataggaggGCATTGCATCTAGTGTTGTTGTGACTCTAATAGGCGAGGGGAAGAACTGCATTAACTATATGCATGTAAAAGGCAACACAACTGTCGTATGCATTTGAACACAGGTCGACGTAAGGAACATGACATCCCCTTGGACTATTTGTGCTTCAGTACTTGAGCTGAAAGCATGCATTAATATGACCATTCAATAGTTTATATCCTGTCAATGTAGGAGGATAAACGATCCGTAATTTTTATACAACATTTATCCAAAAATGTTGAATTTTTCAGGGTTTTTGTCGCCGGAGTTGTTTTGAAAAGACAAAAGTTCCTCCCAGCTGGACTGCAACTGGCTTCAGAATAATCGTGACAGATCGAGTCAGTGTGTATGAGACCATTTCACTTTTCTTCCGGATTTTGCCCCTATGCTATATCTAAAAGTTTTCCATTACATGAGCTAACAGTGTGTGTTTGGCCATGCAGCGAGTGCTGCTTGTCTCGAGCTCGTTAAAGGCACCATGGAGCCATTTGGCAACTTTTGTTTGGTGTTGTTGTCCAGTGATATAACCGATATGTTTATTTCAGAAGGATGTTAGAGGTTCTTGAAGCATAAAGGACTTTCACAAACTCTATAGTAACTAAAATGAGGATTCGCAGCAATTCTGGGGTTAAACTTGACAACTATGCACGAATAGTTCACCAGACTATTCTGCATCACCAATTGAGTGTTTTCATTTCCATACTGACTTTTCAAAACTGTTAAATGCCTTACAAAATAGCAATTTGTCTATCCATTAAACCTGTGCTTtcagggggcctgagtagctcagcaagtattgatgctgactaccacccctggaatcgcgagttcaaatccagggtgtgctgagtgactccagccaggtctcctaagcaaacaaattggcccggttgctagggaaggtagagtcacatgtggtaacctccttgtgTTCGCGATTAgcggttcttgctctcagtggggcgcgtggtaaattgtgcgtggatcgcagagagtagcatgagcctccacatgctgggagtctcggCGGTGTctatctcagaagcagaggcaactgagacttgtactTCATCACCcgtattgaggtgagtaaccccgccaccatgaggacctactaaatagttggaattgagcattccaaattggcgagaaaaggggattaaaaaattgctttgtttatttttatctttaagTTCCTATATTTAGACCACACTTTCGATCTGCCACcagttatatgtatatatatatatatatatatatatatatatatatatatatatatatatatatgtgtgtgtgtgtgtgtgtgtgtgtgtgtgtgtgtgtgtgtaatatgcattattattaaTGCAGCATATTGTTATGCATCCAACGTATTACAATGTTGTGTGTTACAAATCACacctactgtatataaaacatctacatgtgtacagtatatggatatcaatatgtgtttgtgtttatgttgtaaAGTTAATGCTTATGTATGGATAAGCCTAATGGCATATTACTTTAAGTTTAATAGCACTTTCAGAGCAGATTAATCATGTagcttttaataattttaacaagTTGTGTTGGTAACTTGTAGGACCCAGTGACCGGTCAGTTGCCAGCAAGCAAAGAGCAGCCTGATGCCTGGGTGAGGGACAATGTCTACAGCATCCTATCTGTCTGGGCTCTTAGTTTGGCTTACAGGAAGAATGCAAACTGTGATGAAGACAAGGCTAAAGCCTATGAGCTTGAGCAGGTAGAGACTAGGATGGGACACATccatttttacatttgttcacTATAGAATGTCTTGGTATTGCTTGATGAATGAATTTTCAGAGGTCCAACTGATGGAGTGTCAGTACTCTGCTTTTAGTAGTTCAGTATGGATTTCCAAATGTCCAAATAATTTGTTCATGAGGTCATATACATTTTGTGTTTGTGGACCTACAGTACATGTCTTAAAATCAACTGGCGTACAGACTGGCTTGTGGGATGAAGTTATCTTAaactatcttaaaggaatagttcacacaaaatattcacattttattgTACATGTTTCTTAGAGAAATGTCAAGTATTGTTTCTGGCCCTGTATGTGTCGTGTTTAAGCTGCCTCTTTTACAGAGGGCTCATGAGTGTCATGTTACTTTTTCCTGTGCTATTAAACGAGGAGCAGAAAAGGTCAGAGTTGGGCCTGTGTTCCAAGTGTTGTTTTGGAGGGTGACTGTGTGTCTTGATCTCTTTTCTTTGTCTCTCTCAGAGTGTGGTGAAGTTAATGAGGGGACTGCTTCAGTGCATTATGCAGCAGGTACTGTCATTTATCCTCACCCACCACACTGTATAAAAGCTACGGTAGTAAGATATACAACAGCCAGACCTGGCATTACATACCAGAATATGACTTATTATGTGTTCCCTTTCTGTTTCCTGCCTAGGCCAATAAGCATGCatggatatactgtaaatacaatgCACATACACAAATATGCAATCTATCAGTCTCTGTCTCACAAGAACAcactttgtgcatgtgcacagaacAGATTACCACTTTTTCCAGCTTGTATTATTTGAAGTGCTATCTTGTCTGTCTCTCACATTTTATTGCCACAGCTGGACAAAGTGGAGAAGTTTAAGGATAGTAAGAGCACGATGGACAGCATCCACGAAAAGTGCAACACTCAAACCTGTGCTACTGTCGTAGGTGACCGGGAATGGGGGCATCTCCAGCTTGATGCTACCTCCCTCTACCTGCTCTTTCTGGCTCAGATGACTGCCTCAGGTACATCAGGAGTTGCTCAGAGCTGGCCTGAAAGACACTTGAGACTCTTAGAAGAGAGTCAGCCAGAcctcccttttcttttttttttctaaagaaggAGGTGGTTTGAGGCGCATTCCATTCGAAACTCTgacaagtgtaaatgcatctggctgttcaagtcaCATATGTAAAATGTACTTCTCCCAAACAGCGCTAGGTCAGCACAGGGAAAATGCTAAATTTTTAATAACCGAGTATCTGCAAAGGGATCGCGTCGCACAATacataataacaaattaagaaacGGATGCAcattgtaggagagacagaaattattttcttactttatttgaTGCAGAATGCTGATGAaattgaaactaaacactgacaatgagcACAGCTGATGTACATGTACATATCTAAATTATGACAAACTCCAAGgggaaaaatacacagcacacacacacacacacacacacacacacacacacacacacacacacacacacacacactcacacactcacagacacacagatacacagataCACAGATATTCGCGCGTGGGACAAAGTCACTTAGAATCAAAttataaatcacatcttttaaattcactACCCGGCAATAGCATAATCATGGaagtgaactctgttttatttgcatatagtgcAGAAATTGAAGAACAGATTTATATCTGTTTGGCGGAGATAATTTGTTGTGGCAAAAtataaatggaatgtgcttattcagtCGGACAGTCTGACCTGATAGATCTGATCAGTTatgatcagtaaaaatgcatgaagtgaataagtgtaaatacccccttatTTAATTTTAGTCTGTCTGtttttaaagcgatagttcacctaaaaatacaaattctgtcatcatctgctCACTCTTATATTATTCCAACCCCTAACTCAACTTTCTcgggtggaacacaaaaggagatgttaggcagaatgcatcagtcaccatcactttcattgtatggaaaaaggtgTGAATGGTGTgaatggtgaatggtgactgagacttacattTCTCTTagcatctcctttggtgttccacagaagaaagagagtcatactggtttggaacatcatgagggagggtaaatgatgatgttcatttttgggtgaactatcccgctATAGCAGTCAGTGGCATAACtacagggagggcagggtgggcagctGCCCTAGGCCTGAGGTGAGAGGGGGCCCGCAATGGTCGAccaaaagaaaccataaaaatgaccGCGGTCCCGAGGGGTGATGAAAAACGACCAAGGCCTCCAAGGAGGGGGCCCTACagtttctttgcactggggcccgcaGGATCCAAGTTACTCCACTGGCAGTGGTGCTCAAAGTGAGGGACAAGGGGAGTGTAGAACACTGCCccgttctcaaatctcattcgctTTCACACATTCCAAAAACTTGTGAACACAATTCATGCAATAACCAATGTGTGCACAATTTATTTTCCGTATCACTTGTTATttacaattttttatgtatttacagtatgttacaGTAAATATAccaaaaataacagaacaatgttgTCCTATTGACAAAAATTTCAttctgataataaaaaaaattcaagtgTGAATGGTATTCAGCAAAAAAGTGACAACTGAAAGacattttcaaacacattttattgtgataagccatctttacactgcaaaggtggcacagaagctgcatctaaagTGGCATTTAGGTACATTTACAAAGACCGTTTAATGCTTCTTAGAGCAGGCATAAATCCATTTACATAGCAATATTAACTGCATAAATAATGTgacaaatgttatatatatataaaagtagaaatatgaaataaatgaaaatatgaagttgtacttttaaatatgtaatgaaatTATGAAATGTATGCTCtatcataacaacaacaaagtttaaggctaCTCTGGTGCTGCATTTAATTTACTGTACACAGAACttaagcagcatcagaactgcctttaaTACTAGGGGCTGAGAtgaattttttcttgtttcaaacagGGGCGTGCCTAAAACAATTGAGAACCTGCTTTACAGAGTTGCTGTATATTGGTACCTGATTTTTTCTCACTGATTTTTAGGATTATGGGATGTGGGTGAGAGGAG from Myxocyprinus asiaticus isolate MX2 ecotype Aquarium Trade chromosome 1, UBuf_Myxa_2, whole genome shotgun sequence carries:
- the LOC127442882 gene encoding liver-expressed antimicrobial peptide 2-like, with the protein product MQDHSLFNRWAVLAWWLVFLVLVKQVTCSPVPQLDTPSTSVQEVQRSHKRTVRMTPLWRIMGTKPHGAYCQNNYECSTAICRRGHCSYSQPINS